Sequence from the Kribbella aluminosa genome:
AGTGATCCTCAGCACGAAGTGGATGTGAATTTGTGAAGCGTCGTGCCGGCGGGCGACAATAGGGCGGTTATGTCTACCTCCCTGCCGCTAGTGTTCGATGAGCCGCGCCGTGCCAAGAAGCCGCCGCGGCACCTTGCCGATCTGTCCGGGGAGGAACGGCGTACGGCGGTCGAGGCGCTGGGCGAGCCTGCGTTCCGCGCCAAGCAGCTGTCGAACCACTACTTCTCCCGGCTGGTGTCCGACCCGGCCGAGATGACCGACCTGCCGGCCGCGACCCGCGACAAGCTGGTCGCCGAGCTGATGCCGCCGCTGCTGACGAAGGTCCGCGACCTGGAGTGCGACAACGGCGAGACCCGGAAGTCGCTGTGGAAGCTGCTCGACGGCTCGCTGGTCGAGTCGGTCCTGATGCGGTATCCGGGGCGGGTGACGATGTGCGTGTCGTCGCAGGCGGGCTGCGGGATGGCGTGCCCGTTCTGTGCGACTGGTCAGGGCGGCCTGACGCGGAACATGACGACCGCGGAGATCGTCGAGCAGGTCGTCGACGGTGCGCGGGCGCTGGCCCGCGGTGAGATCGCCGGCGGTCCGGGGCGGGTCTCGAACATCGTGTTCATGGGCATGGGCGAGCCGATGGCCAACTACAAGGCCGTGATCGGCGCGGTCCGGCGGTTCACGGACCCGTCGCCGGAGGGGCTCGGGATCTCGGCGCGGGGCGTGACCGTGTCGACGGTCGGCCTGGTGCCGCGGATCAACCAGCTCGCCACCGAGGGGATCCCGGTGACGCTGGCGCTGTCGCTGCACGCGCCGGACAACGAGCTGCGCGACGAGCTGGTGCCGATCAACAACCGCTGGAAGGTCGACGAGGTCCTCGACGCGGCCTGGGCGTACGCCGAGCAGACCAAGCGCCGGGTCTCGATCGAGTACGCGATGATCCGCGACATCAACGACCACGCCTGGCGCGCCGACCTGCTGGCCGAGAAGCTCCGCGCCCGTGGCGACTGGGGCTGGGTGCACGTCAACCTGATCCCGCTGAACCCGACGCCCGGTTCGAAGTGGACCGCGTCCGACCCGGCGGACGAGCGCGAGTTCGTCCGGCGGCTGGAGGCCGGCGGCATTCCGGTGACGGTCCGGGACACTCGGGGGCAGGAGATCGACGGCGCCTGCGGGCAGCTCGCCGCAGCGAGCAAGTCCTGATGCTCCGCCCACAGTTCCGGGTCCGCCGGATGGGGCAGCGGTACGGCTGCGAACGCTGGCTGGATGGGATGATCGGGCGGTGAAGATCCTCTCGATTCAGTCAGCGGTTGCCTTCGGGCATGTGGGGAACTCGGCAGCGGTGTTTCCGCTTCAGCGCATCGGTGTCGAGGTGCTGCCGGTGTACACGGTGAACTTCTCGAACCACACCGGCTACGGAGCATGGCGCGGGCCGATGATCAGCCCGGACGACGTGCGCGAGGTGCTGCGCGGGATCGAGGACCGGGGTGTGCTTCCGCAGATCGACGTGGTGCTCTCGGGGTACCAGGGCGGTGAGGGGATCGCGGAGGTGATTCTCGAGGCGGTCCAGCGTGTGAAGGCGGCCAACCCCGCGGCGGTGTACTCGTGCGACCCGGTGATGGGGAACGCGAAGTCCGGCTGCTTCGTCGCGCCTGCGATCCCGGTGCTGCTGCGCGATCGGGTGGTGCCGGCGGCCGACATCATCACGCCGAACCAGTTCGAGCTGGGTTTCCTGACCGGCACCGAGCCGGACACGCTCGAGTCGACGCTGGCCTCGGTGGAGCTGGCGCGCGCGACCGGGCCGCGCACGGTGCTCGTCACCAGCGTCGAGCGCCCCGACCGCGAGGACGGCACGATCGAGATGCTGGCCGTCGACGACAGTGGTGCGTGGCTGGTCGAGACGCCGTACATCCCGATGAAGGCCAACGGGTCTGGCGACGTGACGGCCGCACTGTTCACGGCGCACTACCGCCGTACGGGCGATCTCGCGGACGCGCTGGCGCGGACCACGTCGAGCGTCTTCGAGCTGCTCACGCGCACCCACGAGTCGGGGGAGCGCGAGCTGCAGCTGGTCGAGTCGCAGGACGCATACGCAAACCCGCAGCTGCAGTTCAAGCCACGCCAGGTCGCCTGACCGCACGGACACGACAGACTGGGCACATGAAGGTACGTCGGTACGAAGATGCAGACCACGCAGCGGTTCTGGCGCTGGCGCCGCGGCTCGCGGAAGGGGTCGCCCCCTGGCGGTCACCTGACGGAGTCCTCGCAGCCGCCACCGGCTGGGTTGTCGAGGCGCTGGCGCGGTCGAGCGAGCGGGGCCGGGTCGTGCTCGTGGCCGAGGAGGACGGTGTCGTCGGGTTCGTTTCCGGCGAGGAGCGCACGCACTGGGCCGGAGAGCCGGAGCTGTACGTCGGTGAGCTCGTGGTCGCGCCGCAACACGAAGGACGGGGCGTGGGACGGGCCCTGATGGACGCGGTTGTTGACCACGCCAGGCAGCAGGGCCTCACAGCCATCACTC
This genomic interval carries:
- the rlmN gene encoding 23S rRNA (adenine(2503)-C(2))-methyltransferase RlmN, which codes for MSTSLPLVFDEPRRAKKPPRHLADLSGEERRTAVEALGEPAFRAKQLSNHYFSRLVSDPAEMTDLPAATRDKLVAELMPPLLTKVRDLECDNGETRKSLWKLLDGSLVESVLMRYPGRVTMCVSSQAGCGMACPFCATGQGGLTRNMTTAEIVEQVVDGARALARGEIAGGPGRVSNIVFMGMGEPMANYKAVIGAVRRFTDPSPEGLGISARGVTVSTVGLVPRINQLATEGIPVTLALSLHAPDNELRDELVPINNRWKVDEVLDAAWAYAEQTKRRVSIEYAMIRDINDHAWRADLLAEKLRARGDWGWVHVNLIPLNPTPGSKWTASDPADEREFVRRLEAGGIPVTVRDTRGQEIDGACGQLAAASKS
- the pdxY gene encoding pyridoxal kinase PdxY, with product MKILSIQSAVAFGHVGNSAAVFPLQRIGVEVLPVYTVNFSNHTGYGAWRGPMISPDDVREVLRGIEDRGVLPQIDVVLSGYQGGEGIAEVILEAVQRVKAANPAAVYSCDPVMGNAKSGCFVAPAIPVLLRDRVVPAADIITPNQFELGFLTGTEPDTLESTLASVELARATGPRTVLVTSVERPDREDGTIEMLAVDDSGAWLVETPYIPMKANGSGDVTAALFTAHYRRTGDLADALARTTSSVFELLTRTHESGERELQLVESQDAYANPQLQFKPRQVA
- a CDS encoding GNAT family N-acetyltransferase is translated as MKVRRYEDADHAAVLALAPRLAEGVAPWRSPDGVLAAATGWVVEALARSSERGRVVLVAEEDGVVGFVSGEERTHWAGEPELYVGELVVAPQHEGRGVGRALMDAVVDHARQQGLTAITLDTGAANTNARAFYSRLGFAEEDVKLTRTLS